In a genomic window of Ignavibacteria bacterium:
- the rpsU gene encoding 30S ribosomal protein S21, producing the protein MIGVTIQSNESIDRALRRFKKKYERSGVLREFKKRAFFVKPSVERRMARLKAARRQHRAQMEAE; encoded by the coding sequence GTGATCGGAGTTACCATACAAAGCAACGAGTCCATCGATCGTGCGTTGCGCCGCTTCAAAAAGAAATACGAGCGCTCTGGCGTTCTGCGTGAATTCAAGAAACGCGCATTCTTTGTGAAGCCGAGCGTTGAGCGTCGCATGGCACGCCTAAAGGCTGCCCGCCGCCAGCATCGCGCTCAAATGGAAGCGGAATAG